The Lathyrus oleraceus cultivar Zhongwan6 chromosome 5, CAAS_Psat_ZW6_1.0, whole genome shotgun sequence genome includes the window TAGCATTTTGGGGGTCTGACGCTACGCGTCGCTATCTGAGATTAACAACCTAGACGACAGAAACTTACTGCTAGTTCTGTTATAACTAAATATAAAGTTCTGTTCATCGACATATAACATATACCGAAACAGCTGAAAATGAAATAGAAGCATCATTCTTTATTTGTTGATCTTGATTTGATGGCTTATATAGATACTTCTATGTATTAATGAAGTAGTAATGGAACCATCTGATCTTAATTCAATGGCTCATGACATGTTGACTATGTTTTTTCATAACTGCCTGGAATCCATGTTTGGGTTGAACATGAATCTGATATGAACATCACATATGTTGATATTTGAAAAATGTAATATTGCAATATGTTATTAACACACTATTCTCTTTGTCATATATTAATATAGCTTGAACTTTATGCCCAAAATATGCCGTGAAAGTTGTTGAAAATTTAGAATTTGAATCCTTTTGTCTTTTGCTGGAAGCAGCAAACGCTTATGCAATACTTGTATATGCAAAGCCAGAGTCGATTAAAACAAAATGAGCAATCATCTCTCGTGGTTTGGTTGATTTGGGTTTTTGTTATGGGAACTGATAAGAGTTTATCATTTGTTGCAGTGACTGAAGTTCATGGACGCACATTTGGAACGTGGACACTGTTGACCTGCACCCTCTGCTATATCTGTGCATTCAACCTTGATAATAAGCCTATTTACCTTGCTACTTTATTGTCATTTGTTTATGCGTTTGGTCATTTCTTGACCGAATACCTAATATACCAAACAATGGCGATTTCGAATCTCACTACAGTCGGCATATTTGCAGGTATGATGAATATTATTCTTGTGTCCCACCAATTTAACTTATATTACATTGTTTGTCTTGATTTTGAAACCAGTAATATCTAATTTCAGCATCATTTACTCATTGATCCAACATATTTTAATATCTAACTTAATCTCATGtcaataataggaacatcaatAATATGGATGCTATTGCAATGGAATGCACATCTGAAAGTCAGGTCGAAGTCTTCCATTAGAAAGCATTAGCAAGCAAAATGTCATGGGATGAAAGTCTGATGTGATTGATACTATCTAAAACTCTTGCATGCTTGGATTCGCGGTGAGTTTGACTTTGATTTTGCAAAAACTATAGTGTATCTTAAACAAAACTATGGTGGCAAATCTGTGATACCAAACACGCACTGCACTGTCTGTTAGGAAATCAAGAGACGAGTCTCTAATATCTCATTGCCGTCCTTTTACTTCACTTTAAGCAATTCATTTTTGGGTTCTTATGAGACATCCAACATTAAGAATTGTGACTGACAAGCTCAAATTAATATGAAAAAATTGCATGCGAAACATTTATTActgttttttttataaatttcatttttttcAATGTAATTTCGTAATTGGCTGCATGTTCTCATTAGCCATTTTCCTTGGCATTCTGAAATTTACATCTTATTCTGCTGCATGTTCTCATTAGCCATTTTCCTTGGCATTCTGAAATTTACATCTTATTCTGTCCAGTAGCAGACTTTTCATCAATAAATCTTCTTCTATTATTTTGAACTCAATAATAATATTGCCAAGCTTTTTTTGTAAATTCTCCTTTATAAGCAAATCCCAACATCACTTCAATTGTCACTCATACTGTTGTGCCATTTATAGACAAACAATGGCTTCTAAGAGCGTCAATGTTGAATCAAATCGCGTGTTATGTATTGAATCAGAATTCACCCAGCATCATAAATAAATTAAATCAAGTACTCCATCTATTTACTCTATTTGCAAACCATTCTGACAAGCCAAAGGTTCAAAGAAGTAGACTCAATTACAGTGACTTGATCCAAAGCGTCATCGCAGTAGAAAGAGAGACTTGATCCAAAGCGTCATTGCAGTAGAAAGAGAGACTTGATCCAAAGCCTCATCATAGTAGATAAAAATAGATAGGACCTCATCAAAGAGCTGGACACCTGATCCCCACTATAGGCACATCGACCATTTTGAGCTCAGATCGGACGACTACCTGTATCTCACATGAGGTTAGACAGAAGAAGTTCTAATTGTCCTACCACATGCAACAAACATGTTTTATCGCAACCTTTCCCTCTTAAAGACTACTTTTCATTGGTTTGCGTTGAAGTGTTAATATTATAGGTCCTCCCGACTTTGCTGCACAAGAAGTCTTTACTCTAATTTTGTCCCTATCATATTTTTATATCATTTGTCTATGGGCATTTGAATTTCATCTGATGCTAGGATGAAAGGTCCCTATGTCATGGCTCCATTCACCAAATCATTCCTCATGATCACAAATTAACTTTTGGTCCATTTCATTGTGTTCATAAACATCACTCATCAAATCATTCCATTTTATGTATGCTAAAAATCAAAGAAAATCAACTTTAGTTTTATTTAAAATCCAAAAATAGTATTTTTTATGCATTATCATTCATATGCATTTTTCATCCATTTCATGTGTATTGCAAAAGTCAAGGAAAGTCAATATGAAAATGGATAAAACAAGAAAAGACAAATCACCATGCTCATGCCATGCACATGGTTTATGTTTCTTCATCCATAAGACAATTTGGAATTATTCGTAAGACAAATTGAAATTCATTTTTCTTCATTCTGAGCAAATAAGAATCTAACATTCCATAAAATTCAAATTCATATGacaccatcatcatcattcaaaaTTCAAACCAAAACAAATGAAGTGAGATGGAAGTAGATCAAAACTGAATTGAAAGAGAATAATCAACATAATTTATATTCAAGCATGTGCATGAAAAATTACATAACATCATACATACAAGAATCACATGGTTATAACAAACTTGTTCACACGGTTTTACATTGGGAGTTTTCCCTCCCAAATCCCTTGAAATTGGGTTGCAAAACTTCACACAAACCTCACTCAATTACAGCTCATCAAGCACACACTTCCCTTACTTTGTTTAACATGAGTTATACAACCAATTCTAAATAAAATAATATTGATTCACACATTTGCAAAAGCTCACACACTCACCTAAATCAACACTAATCTTAGCATATACAAACTAACAACAATCATAGAGAATCTGCAACTACATCCACCCACATTGAGAGCAGCAAATCACCATCAATCCCCAGCCTCCACCTCACAAAGTTCATACGAGCAATTCTGAAATTTTGAGAAGTTGTTCTTGCTTATGAACAACTTCCAAAACCTGCATTAAGTTGCAACTATTTCAGCCTTCATCATCAAACAAAGTTTCAAAGACAATAAAAAACAAAGTAAGGAATAAAAGGCGTCTGAAGCTTAATTCAAAGGGAATTTAAAGCCAGAGAGGTTGGGAGAAGAAGGAATAGAAGGGAAAGGCAAGTAGAAAAAGCAAAGAAACATGAAAAATTACATGTCCGGAGCCTCACCAGATTCTGCAAATTCCTCTGAAAACTCCATAGGCAACCAAGGTCAAAGCCCAAAACATACAAGTTACATTTCGACTTCGACTCAACAACTATATGTTATATTCGACTCTATTGACTACAACTGACTTTACAATTAACTCTTACTTGACTTCCTACTTCGACTAGGTCAGACACACCTCATCAGAATACATCTTTCTACAAAACAATGAATTACAACTTCTCACCCCCCCTAATTCATATTTTTGAGACTTCTCATCCTGATACTTCTCTTCATTTCATCTAATATGACTTTCTTCAAGGGTTTGGTGAGTATCTCAGCTAGTTGCCATTCTGTCTTGCAATGCTCAGATTCAAGCTTTCATTTGTTAACTTGATCCCTCAGAAAATGACACCTCCTCTATATATGCTTACTTTGACCATGACACATGGGATCATTCTCCAGGTTGATCGCTGACTTGTTATCCACAAACAACTTCATTTTCCTAAGTTCCATTAACTAGATCCCTTCGAACAACACCTCTATCCTTAATGTTTGACATACTGGATATGATGCAGTCACGTACTCAGCTTCACAAGATGACAAAGCCATAATGCTTTGCTTTCTTGAACTCCATGAGATTAAGGCACCTCCAATAATGAATATATAGTCGGCAATACTCTTCTTCTCATCTTGATCTCCACTGAAGTATGAATCAGTGTAACCATATACCTTTGCATCTGTGTTGGTCTTGTTTTGCCTCAATattgatcgctcgactgtgcgagtcgagaatgggatacaaactgcaagtgcacagttctatcgcgtagttttaaaagatatcgatcccacagggacttatgaatcgatgtaccgttatctaaggttactacgtaaatctaaggtgaaaatgtttgattgtttggggaaaagggagctaagagctaaactaatatctagattaaatattaataaaacggatatcggtatgtggttcgtcaaaactagggaatcaattccttgtcggtctctcggttttaaaataaatcgtttcgactaactttattggttaaaggttttatctcaaactctcgctctgttgaagaaaccatgatcttatgttaatgttgctgtcacttataattaagtcaaaaatcatattttgaaaacaataaagttgcagaaactctttttaagaaaatactgaccgttttaaacacccttatctcaaactttcgctctgttgacttaggttatacaattaaatctaaatgcttaactctcgtcctcacattcaatctttaaaaatactttttggaaaaaggtcagaatttaattaattctaaaacttgctctcgccctgagatagatttaatgactaacttacactgtccagttaaaacctcaaactctcgctctgttggtttcaacttctttatgtcttttacctttgtaaaaaatcttgttattaaacctgtaagttaagaccgtaaaaagattgattctaattttaagtttgaatagaccgacttagttttgatccctctttctgcttactttacataccgatacctaggcaaattagccagacatgcttactgaataataattaatatcatgcatacacagactcatttcaggcaggcaatgcaaataaacaatagaataaagcataaaaattaaataacaattaaagaacctgaatgcgtaatacaatggtcttgaacactccaccacaagccggtaggatttgttcttcgattcttcaattaaacagtaaattaaatcaaggaaataaaaaaaactcgaatataacgtaaggttaaatccggtataaagttgcccagtagtttccggtgtagaaactactacgcgaaaaatatctaaaagctaagaacgggggaaaataaattgcaagggaaaaagaaaacaaagcttgcaaaataaaataaataaaatggacgatgctggaaaggaagaaaaataagcaaaggcgtgaaaaaaaataaatttggcagagcttccgcaaaactgagcgtgcaaaaactctgtaacttttggtttgtgagacggctatttataatagccttggtagCAGCATTCCGTTTCTCTCCTTCTTCAGCGTGGCTATATCCACGGCGTGCATATAGGAGACCAATTCCTTAACGTTATTCTTCAAGTCCTTCTGAGGGCGATACTTGCGCCACAAAGGTAGTGGggttgcgtgacgctcgtcacgctatgtgtgacgtccgtcacaaggctccttcgcgtgacgctcgtcacgcgtcctgtgacgtccgtcacaggcacagcattggtgacttgtgcgctttgggctgggctttggcctttggttccttttctctcctttttgttgctttttacacctccttttcttccctttttcacttttgcttcaaaatgggtacctgatataaatagaagagaaatactgcataatatctgataaaatgggataaattagtgtaaatgataaaataatttagttgaattaagtcttaaaaagcgatataatttcgtgttatcaaactcccccatacttaaatctttgcttgtcctcaagcaaaattcagtatagaacttgttaaaagttttagccggatgaaattttaaagcacacatcaattcgtactaggttgccaatgggtttttgtttaggaggatttgagttaaatcttgacatcaacaactaccgttacaacttagataaccctaccttatgccgatcggttcaagtaccctatgatagctatcctggttcctttagtcttattttgcccgttttcattctagcgaaatcacattaagccctttatcctttcgcgcacatagtggagtaaccggttagtgactatgatccgcttttagctagaagttctggtacataagtcggataacttcattattcagtccattgcaaattgcgggggatcgaaccgtagtccgccctaccaagttcagtaccagattcctactgaaccaattcataatggatctttcgtattgtgcttttgcatgatttgcaacctttagattaaatgatccGGTAAGGgtcacctaatttaattagtgcatttcttgatatatttatgTGTCTcaggttactttggggatcattcacttatattcatcggctctccacgtagtttgctattaagatggtgctgacttctgtataaactacttggggttgccatagaactaaaagttcgaggaatcggtatgataggtacttatcctgatctaacatattgaggttctcagagcgttgttatggtaatgattttgttttgatttcactcaaattttataaagtaggcgacctttatacttattgggtgtgttaaaatttttgttatggctcaagaaagttgagggaaatagataatagaaactttttcacattcaggacttaacttaaaaaaaaaattttgtttttataaggaaataacaatgaaaagggagagtacaaacttgaaacaaagatgggaatggaaagaataatttccccccccatacttgaactaaacatAGTCCTCGATGTTtgaagggaaagaaatacaaaatggaaaggaaaaagaaaaaatacaactaaggctgccttccacctctggttcttggtcctggtgatctttgacgtatgtctaagctgtcgaatctgctaaacaactcagtaaaccgctggtcggttatggcattccgagcatcctgttgctgttgcatttgacgcatcatctgcatcatctctgtattctgtgcctgcattccatcgatagcatccataatgtcatcgttggtcgcaggccttcgtcgtcgacgacgttgggaggatgggccggctgcattactggaagggttgagcgggactgacggttgtgttggcggatgatcgccttgttccatttcttcaaactcatctgtttgttggtttgtttgtgaaggctcggtggtttcaggagcgctaagatcgtagaggtggcggttcgggtttgtgacatcggttagggtggtattgggtagcacaacacttgggactgcttggttgttcaccatcagataatagcctccgcctactctgtttttaatcaggcggctggagcgacaatagccgatatccatagacaggggtggaagggattctaaagtttggagtttatcccctaggttcaggccaagtgctatggaggttattaatccgccaattatgaatggttgccggcctctagcacataaggtgcggatatgatgaaggagaaaagaggcggcgtttaccgtagtatccgattcgaaaacgcactggaggaaaaagagttcttttgagttgaccttactgttgtttggtcttccaaagagtgtgttttgcaggatacggagaaaataacggatggtggggttatggatgtgggagagaaggagttcttcccagttgttggtatttataccggaaattttcttaaaaaggtcgaaaactagaactgtgttccagtttgaggttgggggaattctggcatggagcagaccttctgtgggaaattgcagcatggcactcaattggcgttgggttagagtgtactcggtgttaaacatacggaaggttgctGTACCGGTTAGGAATtcaccttcaccggcgggagtggtgtagtcgtaagagcttaggaattctaaggttagggaaggataggtgggttggttatgggtgcaaaggaaggttaaatcgactctacggagcatccactcgataccgtggagtaagcccaattgttgtaaacaagttaaatcggggtacctggtgggagcgacgcctcgctgttggaagcgctcgaattgctcttgctgatagttgtcatctccggatcggaagatgatatttccgaagTTTTGACTTCCCGCCATTGTGATGGATTTTTGAATGAGTGATTTGGAAAGGAAAAGAAGtgtatatttgatatgagagagttgtttgtggtgaaagaaggaagtttggagggtatttataggtaaaatgtgggaggtgaaaagaaagagtggttgaaaagtaattaattgtggtaaatgaaaaatgaatggggaatgtaaaaaggtggggggtgtaacgttcgtctccaacggctccctaacgttcacatatctgagaggcgttacgctcgtcacaaggctgtgacgctcgtaacaggcactAAGTATGCCGCCCGTCACGggtggtgtgacgctcgtcacacttccTTTTGGAAAGGCTTAGTAGCGCTTCACAGAATCACTTGGTAGCgtaattaaatattttattctGCTTATGAACGTTTTAGTCTGTAGCTTAATTTAGTATGCatgcttacttgctttgtataataataataataagtaataacagtagagcataataggcattgcaaaataaattaactaaacagcttcaataaaaaggatcataatgtattacaggaagggaaaataataaaatgaaatagaaataaacatgaattcaaataacattaatgaaaaaatctagcctaaaactaaataacttagaatgaagaaataactaaattccatctatcttcggatctctggccggaggagtaaaaaacatgagtttaagtcaggatttggccaaatgccgaaagaagaatagaattattattataatatatagatatatttttttttctttttgaataaatcaataatgaatactaaatagaaattaaaagaataattaagagaaaaatagagaaatgataataataataaaataataaaataacagattaatttgtgggttgtctcccactaagcgctttgtttaaatgtcgcaagctcgacaaagaaactgttaaatatagtctatgagtcctgggggcgtttcgtctaagtgtagaatttgcgaatcctcgttggtttccgcatagtgataatgtttcagacgttgcccgtttacggtgaacggttctgtagattgtcctttaatttctaccgctccactgggaaagattttagtgatatggaaaggtcctgaccatctggatcgtagtt containing:
- the LOC127083895 gene encoding ergosterol biosynthetic protein 28, producing MKALGWWLIVVGTLRLASVWFGFFDIWALRLAVFSTTAMTEVHGRTFGTWTLLTCTLCYICAFNLDNKPIYLATLLSFVYAFGHFLTEYLIYQTMAISNLTTVGIFAGTSIIWMLLQWNAHLKVRSKSSIRKH